A window of the Bombina bombina isolate aBomBom1 chromosome 3, aBomBom1.pri, whole genome shotgun sequence genome harbors these coding sequences:
- the LOC128653335 gene encoding bombinins BLP-7/GH-2-like, producing MNFKYIVAVSFLIASTYARSVKNDEQSLSQRDVLEEESLREIRGIGGTLLNVGKVALKGLAKGLAEHFANGKRTAEDHEMMKRLEAAMRDLDPMKDPLYWKVLM from the exons ATGAATTTTAAGTACATAGTTGCAGTGTCCTTTTTAATAGCATCTACATATGCAcgaag tgtaaagAATGATGAACAGTCTCTGAGTCAGAGGGATGTTTTAGAAGAAGAATCACTGAGGGAAATCAGAGGTATAGGAGGAACCCTCCTAAATGTTGGTAAAGTAGCTTTAAAAGGCTTGGCTAAAGGATTGGCTGAGCATTTTGCGAATGGGAAGAGAACAGCTGAAGATCATGAAATGATGAAAAGACTGGAAGCTGCAATGCGTGATCTAGATCCCATGAAAGATCCTTTATATTGGAAAGTTCTTATGTAA